A portion of the Pseudomonas protegens CHA0 genome contains these proteins:
- the pabC gene encoding aminodeoxychorismate lyase, translating to MHSWVDGQPADALSLKDRGLAYGDGLFETIAVKSGRPQLLERHLQRLAEGCRRLALTADQALIRSELQAYAAALGEGVLKLILTRGDSQRGYAADPATAARRILQGSALPVYPPAHAEQGIRLFPCTTRLAEQPLLAGLKHLNRLEQVLARAEWRDAEHAEGLMRDTSGRVIEGVFSNLFLVSQGRLLTADLSRCGVAGVMRAEILFQAESLGIPAQVGDISLDQLQQADEVFVCNSVYGVWPVLGCAGMSWSAGALTRKLQGITRALLDA from the coding sequence ATGCACAGCTGGGTCGACGGTCAGCCGGCTGACGCACTGTCGCTCAAGGACCGCGGCCTGGCTTACGGTGATGGTCTGTTCGAGACCATTGCCGTCAAATCCGGGCGCCCGCAGTTGCTGGAGCGGCATCTGCAGCGTTTGGCCGAAGGATGCCGTCGCCTGGCGCTGACGGCGGATCAAGCCCTGATCCGCAGTGAGCTGCAGGCTTATGCGGCGGCTTTGGGGGAGGGTGTGCTCAAGCTGATCCTGACCCGGGGCGACAGCCAGCGCGGCTATGCCGCCGATCCTGCAACCGCTGCACGGCGGATTCTCCAGGGCTCCGCATTGCCGGTGTATCCCCCGGCCCATGCCGAGCAAGGCATTCGTCTGTTTCCCTGTACCACGCGCCTGGCCGAGCAGCCGCTGCTGGCCGGCCTCAAGCACCTCAATCGTCTGGAGCAGGTTCTGGCTCGTGCCGAGTGGCGTGATGCCGAGCATGCCGAAGGCTTGATGCGAGATACCTCTGGGCGAGTTATCGAAGGCGTGTTCAGCAACCTGTTCCTGGTCAGCCAGGGGCGGCTGCTGACGGCTGACCTGAGTCGCTGCGGCGTGGCCGGGGTGATGCGCGCTGAAATACTGTTTCAGGCCGAGTCATTGGGCATCCCCGCGCAAGTCGGGGATATCAGTCTCGATCAACTGCAACAGGCTGATGAAGTCTTTGTCTGCAACAGTGTCTATGGCGTCTGGCCAGTGCTTGGCTGTGCCGGGATGAGCTGGTCGGCGGGTGCGCTCACCCGTAAACTGCAGGGCATTACCCGCGCACTACTGGATGCTTGA
- a CDS encoding GTP 3',8-cyclase MoaA → MIVDRQGRRFRNLRISLTSACNYACTYCVPNGKRLVAAQDELSAEAMARGVAYLMEAAGIERLRITGGEPLVSPKLEAFMGAVGRMGLDDISLTTNGQLLARKLPLLVEAGIRRINVSLDTLDATAFRSIARGGDLATVLDGMQQARSAGLKIKVNMVPLRGQNLDQVMPLLDYCLERGYELRFIELMRMGHLANDGNAFLQQFVSLQQLLDLIGQRYEYLQADAPVDATAVRYAIPGHGHFGVIANESVPFCRTCSRLRLSSTGWLHGCLSSSNRHYVGDLLDKPRHQALPALQRLLVKALGDKQELAFSGGATVMKIIGG, encoded by the coding sequence ATGATCGTTGATCGTCAAGGCAGGCGCTTTCGCAACTTGCGGATCAGTCTGACGTCTGCCTGCAACTACGCCTGTACCTACTGCGTGCCCAACGGCAAGCGGCTGGTGGCTGCCCAGGACGAGTTGTCGGCCGAGGCAATGGCTCGCGGCGTGGCGTACCTGATGGAAGCGGCGGGCATCGAGCGCTTGCGCATCACCGGTGGCGAACCCCTGGTCAGTCCCAAGCTGGAAGCCTTCATGGGCGCGGTGGGGCGCATGGGGCTGGACGACATCAGCCTGACCACCAATGGCCAATTGCTTGCGCGCAAGCTGCCGTTGCTGGTGGAGGCCGGTATCCGCCGGATCAACGTTTCCCTCGATACCCTGGATGCGACGGCTTTTCGCAGCATTGCCCGTGGCGGCGACCTGGCCACGGTGCTCGATGGCATGCAGCAAGCCCGCAGTGCCGGTTTGAAGATCAAGGTCAACATGGTGCCGTTGCGCGGGCAGAACCTGGATCAGGTGATGCCGTTGCTGGATTACTGCCTGGAACGGGGTTACGAGCTGCGTTTCATCGAGCTGATGCGCATGGGCCACCTGGCCAATGATGGCAACGCTTTCCTGCAGCAGTTTGTCAGCCTGCAACAGTTGCTGGACCTGATCGGCCAGCGCTACGAATACCTTCAGGCCGATGCGCCGGTGGATGCTACCGCGGTGCGCTACGCCATTCCCGGGCACGGTCATTTCGGCGTGATCGCCAACGAAAGCGTGCCGTTCTGCCGCACCTGCTCGCGTTTGCGGCTGTCCTCCACGGGCTGGCTGCACGGCTGCCTTTCTTCGAGCAATCGTCACTATGTCGGCGACCTGCTGGACAAGCCGCGCCATCAGGCTCTGCCGGCCTTGCAGCGGCTGCTGGTCAAGGCCTTGGGGGACAAGCAGGAGCTGGCCTTTTCCGGTGGAGCCACGGTGATGAAGATCATTGGCGGCTGA
- a CDS encoding DNA polymerase III subunit delta' — protein MAEVFPWQDSLWQQLAGRTQHAHAYLLHGPAGIGKRALAERLMARLLCQRPEGLDACGQCKSCLLLLAGSHPDNYVLEPEEADKAIKVDQVRELVSFVVQTAQLGGRKVVLIEPVESMNINAANALLKSLEEPSGNTVLLLVSHQPSRLLPTIKSRCVQQACPLPSEAMSLEWLAQALPDCSEEERVELLTLAAGSPLAAVSLQAQGVREQRAQVVEGVKKLLKQQQSPTQLAESWSAIPLLLLFDWFCDWSNLVLRYQLTQDEQGLGLQDMRKVLQYLAQKSAQAKVLNIQDWILAQRQKVLSKANLNRVLLLEALLVQWAALPTQN, from the coding sequence GTGGCTGAAGTCTTCCCCTGGCAGGACAGCCTCTGGCAGCAATTGGCGGGGCGTACTCAGCATGCCCATGCCTACCTGTTGCATGGCCCAGCGGGTATCGGCAAGCGGGCCCTGGCCGAGCGGCTGATGGCGCGCTTGCTGTGCCAGCGCCCGGAAGGCCTGGACGCCTGTGGTCAATGCAAGTCCTGCCTGTTGCTGCTGGCCGGCAGCCACCCGGACAACTACGTGCTGGAGCCGGAGGAAGCGGACAAGGCGATCAAGGTCGACCAGGTCCGCGAACTGGTGAGCTTCGTGGTCCAGACCGCCCAGTTGGGGGGGCGCAAGGTGGTGCTGATCGAGCCGGTGGAGTCGATGAATATCAACGCCGCCAACGCCCTGCTCAAGAGTCTCGAGGAGCCTTCCGGCAACACTGTGCTGTTGCTGGTAAGCCACCAGCCCAGCCGGTTGTTGCCCACGATCAAGAGCCGTTGCGTGCAGCAGGCCTGCCCGCTGCCCAGCGAGGCCATGAGCCTTGAGTGGCTGGCCCAGGCCCTGCCTGATTGCTCCGAGGAGGAGCGGGTGGAGCTCTTGACCCTGGCTGCCGGTTCGCCGCTGGCAGCGGTCAGCCTGCAGGCCCAGGGTGTTCGCGAGCAGCGGGCGCAGGTGGTGGAAGGGGTGAAGAAGCTGCTGAAACAGCAACAGTCGCCCACGCAACTGGCCGAATCCTGGAGTGCCATTCCCTTGTTGCTGCTGTTCGACTGGTTCTGCGACTGGTCGAACCTGGTCCTGCGCTATCAACTGACCCAGGATGAGCAGGGACTGGGCCTGCAAGACATGCGCAAGGTGCTGCAATACCTGGCGCAGAAGTCCGCCCAGGCCAAGGTGCTGAACATCCAGGACTGGATCCTGGCCCAGCGCCAGAAGGTCCTGAGCAAGGCCAACCTCAACCGCGTGCTGTTGCTGGAAGCCTTGCTGGTGCAGTGGGCGGCCCTGCCTACCCAGAATTGA
- a CDS encoding TatD family hydrolase, whose product MLVDSHCHLDRLDLAAHDGSLDAALAAARQRGVGHFLCIGVSADNAADVKALADRYDDVDCSVGVHPLDVQPGAAPALDWLLDELNHPRVVAIGETGLDYHYEPEAAELQQESFRLHLQAAQQNGKPVVVHTRGARADTLALLREAALPNAGVLHCFTEDWEMAKAALDLGFYISLSGIVTFRNADALRDVARQVPADRLLVETDSPYLAPIPYRGKPNLPQYVREVAEFLAMLRGESYEAFAQQTTANFKRLFPLARVKG is encoded by the coding sequence ATGCTCGTAGATTCCCATTGCCACCTTGACCGCCTCGACCTCGCCGCTCATGACGGCTCCCTGGATGCCGCGCTGGCTGCTGCCCGCCAGCGGGGGGTAGGGCACTTCTTGTGCATCGGTGTCAGCGCCGACAACGCGGCGGACGTCAAGGCCCTGGCCGATCGTTATGACGATGTCGACTGCTCGGTGGGCGTGCATCCGCTGGATGTGCAGCCCGGCGCAGCGCCGGCCCTGGACTGGCTGCTGGATGAACTGAATCACCCCCGGGTAGTGGCCATTGGCGAGACTGGCCTGGACTATCACTACGAGCCGGAAGCCGCCGAGCTGCAGCAGGAATCCTTCCGCCTGCACCTGCAGGCCGCCCAGCAGAACGGCAAGCCGGTGGTGGTGCACACCCGCGGCGCCCGCGCCGACACCCTGGCACTGCTGCGCGAGGCGGCATTGCCCAATGCCGGTGTGCTGCATTGCTTCACCGAAGACTGGGAAATGGCCAAGGCGGCCCTGGACCTGGGTTTCTATATTTCCCTCTCGGGGATTGTCACCTTCCGCAATGCCGATGCCCTGCGGGACGTGGCCCGACAGGTGCCGGCCGACCGCCTGCTGGTGGAGACCGATTCGCCTTACCTGGCGCCGATCCCCTATCGTGGCAAGCCCAACCTGCCGCAGTACGTGCGCGAGGTGGCGGAGTTCCTGGCGATGCTGCGGGGCGAAAGCTATGAAGCCTTTGCCCAGCAGACCACGGCCAACTTCAAACGCCTGTTCCCCTTGGCGCGGGTCAAGGGCTGA
- the plsX gene encoding phosphate acyltransferase PlsX, whose product MSAQVIAIDAMGGDFGPRSIVQASIACLSATPSLHLTLVGQPSLLEELISGQTAVDRARLTITPASEVITMDEKPSQALRGKPDSSMRVALELLRDEKVQACVSAGNTGALMALSRYVLKTLPGIDRPAMVAAIPTQRGYCQLLDLGANVDCSAEHLLQFAIMGSVAAETLGIVRPRVALLNIGTEDIKGNQQVKLAASLLQQARGLNYIGFVEGDGLYRGEADVVVCDGFVGNILLKSSEGLATMIAARIEALFRQNLLSRAVGALALPLMRRLQADLAPARHNGASFLGLQGIVVKSHGSAGVQGFQSAIQRALIEIQEDLPRRLHGRLEDLLL is encoded by the coding sequence TTGTCCGCTCAAGTCATCGCGATTGACGCAATGGGCGGGGACTTCGGTCCCCGCAGCATTGTTCAGGCGAGTATTGCTTGTCTGTCTGCTACCCCCTCGCTGCACCTGACCCTGGTTGGTCAACCCTCCCTTCTTGAAGAACTGATTTCCGGTCAAACGGCTGTGGATCGCGCGCGCCTGACGATTACCCCTGCAAGCGAGGTGATCACCATGGACGAAAAGCCTTCCCAGGCCCTGCGGGGCAAGCCGGACTCTTCGATGCGGGTGGCCCTTGAGCTGTTGCGCGATGAGAAGGTCCAGGCCTGCGTCAGTGCCGGTAATACCGGTGCGCTGATGGCGCTGTCGCGTTATGTGCTGAAAACCCTGCCCGGAATCGATCGGCCGGCGATGGTGGCTGCCATCCCGACTCAGCGTGGCTATTGCCAATTGCTGGATCTGGGAGCCAACGTCGATTGCAGTGCCGAGCACCTGTTGCAGTTCGCCATCATGGGCTCGGTTGCGGCGGAAACCCTGGGCATCGTGCGGCCGCGGGTGGCCTTGCTGAATATCGGCACCGAGGACATCAAGGGCAACCAGCAGGTCAAGCTGGCGGCGAGCTTGCTGCAGCAGGCCCGCGGCCTCAACTACATCGGTTTCGTCGAGGGCGATGGGTTGTATCGGGGCGAGGCGGACGTGGTGGTGTGCGACGGTTTTGTCGGCAACATCCTGCTCAAGTCCAGCGAGGGGCTGGCGACCATGATCGCCGCTCGTATAGAAGCCTTGTTCAGGCAGAATCTGCTGTCCCGGGCTGTTGGGGCGCTGGCCTTGCCGCTGATGCGCAGGTTGCAGGCGGATCTGGCGCCGGCGCGGCACAACGGTGCGAGTTTCCTCGGCTTGCAGGGGATCGTGGTGAAGAGCCATGGTTCTGCAGGCGTTCAAGGTTTCCAGAGTGCCATTCAGCGGGCGTTGATCGAGATCCAGGAAGACCTGCCGCGCCGCTTGCATGGGCGTCTTGAAGACTTGTTGCTTTAG
- the rpmF gene encoding 50S ribosomal protein L32 codes for MAVQQNKKSRSARDMRRSHDALEASTLSVEKTTGEVHLRHHVSPEGVYRGRKVIDKGADE; via the coding sequence ATGGCTGTTCAGCAGAACAAAAAATCCCGCTCTGCCCGTGACATGCGTCGTTCCCACGATGCTCTCGAGGCTAGCACCCTGTCCGTAGAAAAGACCACCGGTGAAGTTCACCTGCGTCACCACGTATCGCCAGAAGGCGTATACCGTGGTCGTAAAGTGATCGACAAGGGCGCTGACGAGTAA
- the fabF gene encoding beta-ketoacyl-ACP synthase II, which produces MSRRRVVVTGMGMLSPLGTDVPSSWQGILAGQSGIGLIEHTDLSAYSTRFGGSVKGFNVEEYLSVKEARKLDLFIQYGLAAGFQAVRNAGLEVTDANRERIGVAMGSGIGGLTNIEETSRILHDSGPRRISPFFVPGSIINMISGFLSIHLGAQGPNYAISTACTTGTHCIGMAARNIAYGEADVMIAGGAEMAACGLGMGGFGASRALSTRNDEPTRASRPWDKGRDGFVLSDGAGALVLEELEHAKARGATIYAELIGFGMSGDAYHMTSPPADGAGAARCIANALRDAKLNVDQVQYINAHGTSTPAGDLAEAEAIKSVFGDHAYKLAVSSTKSMTGHLLGAAGAIEAIFSVLAINSQAAPPTINLDEPDEGCDLDFVPHTARSMDIDVVLSNSFGFGGTNGSLVFRRFSE; this is translated from the coding sequence GTGTCGCGTAGACGCGTCGTAGTCACCGGTATGGGTATGTTGTCGCCACTGGGTACGGATGTGCCAAGCAGCTGGCAGGGCATTCTGGCTGGCCAAAGTGGCATCGGTCTGATCGAACACACCGACCTTTCTGCCTATTCCACCCGTTTTGGCGGCTCGGTAAAGGGCTTCAATGTCGAGGAATACCTATCGGTCAAAGAGGCCCGCAAACTCGACCTGTTCATTCAATACGGCCTGGCAGCCGGTTTCCAGGCGGTACGCAACGCCGGTCTGGAAGTCACCGATGCCAACCGTGAACGCATCGGCGTGGCCATGGGCTCGGGTATTGGCGGTTTGACCAATATCGAGGAAACCAGCCGCATCCTGCACGATTCCGGCCCACGACGGATTTCTCCGTTCTTCGTGCCTGGTTCGATCATCAACATGATTTCCGGTTTCCTGTCCATCCACTTGGGTGCCCAGGGGCCGAACTACGCCATTTCCACTGCGTGCACCACCGGTACCCACTGCATTGGCATGGCTGCGCGCAACATCGCCTACGGCGAAGCCGACGTGATGATCGCCGGCGGTGCTGAAATGGCTGCCTGTGGCCTGGGCATGGGTGGCTTCGGTGCGTCCCGTGCACTGTCGACCCGCAACGACGAGCCGACCCGCGCCAGCCGTCCCTGGGACAAGGGGCGTGATGGCTTCGTCCTGTCCGACGGCGCCGGCGCCCTGGTTCTGGAAGAGCTGGAGCACGCCAAGGCTCGTGGGGCCACCATCTATGCGGAGCTGATCGGCTTCGGCATGAGCGGTGACGCCTATCACATGACGTCGCCTCCCGCCGATGGTGCCGGTGCTGCGCGCTGCATCGCCAATGCCCTGCGCGACGCCAAGCTCAACGTGGACCAGGTGCAGTACATCAACGCCCATGGCACTTCGACCCCGGCCGGCGACCTGGCCGAGGCCGAAGCGATCAAGAGCGTGTTCGGCGATCACGCCTACAAGCTGGCGGTCAGTTCCACCAAGTCCATGACGGGTCACCTGCTGGGTGCCGCGGGGGCGATCGAGGCGATCTTCAGTGTGCTGGCAATCAACAGCCAGGCCGCGCCGCCCACCATCAACCTGGATGAGCCGGATGAAGGCTGCGATCTCGATTTCGTGCCGCACACCGCGCGCAGCATGGACATCGACGTAGTGCTGTCCAACTCCTTCGGTTTTGGTGGCACCAACGGCTCCCTGGTGTTCCGCCGGTTCTCCGAGTGA
- the fabD gene encoding ACP S-malonyltransferase, which yields MSASLAFVFPGQGSQSLGMLAELGAQYPLILDTFKEASDALGYDLWALTQEGPAELLNQTDKTQPAILTASIALWRVWLAEGGARPAFVAGHSLGEYSALVAAGSLTLGEAAKLVERRGQLMQEAVPAGQGGMAAILGLEDADVVAACAEAAQGEVVSAVNYNSPGQVVIAGAKAAVDRAIEGCKARGAKRAMPLPVSVPSHCELMRPAAERFAESIAAINWQAPQIPLVQNVSAAVAADLDTLKRDLLEQLYKPVRWVESIQTLAANGATELVECGPGKVLAGLNKRCAEGVSTSNLNTPDAFAAARAALA from the coding sequence ATGTCTGCATCCCTCGCATTCGTCTTTCCAGGACAGGGCTCGCAGTCCCTCGGCATGTTGGCCGAGCTGGGCGCGCAGTACCCACTGATCCTCGATACGTTCAAAGAAGCCTCCGATGCTCTGGGCTACGACCTCTGGGCTCTGACCCAGGAAGGTCCTGCAGAGCTGCTCAATCAAACCGACAAGACCCAGCCGGCCATCCTCACCGCGTCCATCGCCCTGTGGCGTGTATGGCTGGCCGAAGGTGGTGCGCGCCCGGCTTTCGTCGCCGGTCACAGCCTGGGTGAATACAGTGCCCTGGTCGCCGCTGGCAGCCTGACCCTGGGTGAAGCGGCCAAGCTGGTCGAGCGTCGTGGCCAGTTGATGCAGGAAGCCGTGCCGGCAGGGCAGGGCGGCATGGCTGCAATTCTCGGCCTGGAAGATGCCGATGTGGTCGCCGCCTGTGCTGAAGCCGCGCAGGGCGAGGTGGTCAGCGCCGTGAACTACAACTCCCCTGGCCAGGTGGTGATCGCCGGGGCCAAGGCGGCTGTGGATCGCGCCATCGAGGGCTGCAAGGCGCGGGGCGCCAAGCGCGCCATGCCGCTGCCGGTCAGCGTGCCTTCCCACTGTGAGCTGATGCGCCCGGCCGCCGAGCGCTTTGCCGAGTCGATCGCTGCGATCAACTGGCAGGCACCGCAGATTCCATTGGTACAGAACGTCAGTGCCGCTGTGGCCGCCGACCTGGACACCCTCAAGCGCGACCTGCTGGAGCAGTTGTACAAGCCGGTACGTTGGGTCGAGTCGATCCAGACTCTGGCAGCCAATGGCGCCACCGAGCTGGTCGAGTGCGGCCCGGGCAAGGTCCTGGCCGGCCTCAACAAGCGCTGCGCCGAAGGCGTGTCGACCTCTAACCTGAACACCCCAGATGCTTTCGCTGCCGCCCGTGCAGCGTTGGCCTGA
- the tmk gene encoding dTMP kinase — MTGLFITLEGPEGAGKSTNREYLAERLRAAGIEVLLTREPGGTPLAERIRDVLLTPLEEVMNADTELLLVFAARAQHLATVIRPALERGAVVLCDRFTDSTYAYQGAGRGLSLARIAALEDFVQGELRPDLTLVFDLPVDVGLARASARGRLDRFEQEGQAFFQRVREAFLARAAAAPQRYVLVDAAQPLAQVQQSLDSLLPQLLERARG; from the coding sequence GTGACTGGCTTGTTTATTACCCTAGAAGGCCCGGAAGGCGCGGGCAAAAGCACCAATCGCGAGTACCTCGCCGAGCGCCTGCGCGCTGCGGGGATCGAGGTGCTGTTGACCCGTGAACCCGGCGGCACGCCGCTGGCCGAGCGGATTCGCGATGTGCTGCTGACCCCGTTGGAAGAGGTCATGAATGCCGATACCGAGCTGTTGCTGGTGTTCGCCGCGCGTGCCCAGCACCTGGCAACGGTGATTCGTCCGGCCCTGGAGCGCGGTGCGGTGGTGCTGTGCGACCGCTTCACCGACTCCACTTACGCCTACCAGGGCGCGGGCCGCGGCCTGAGCCTTGCGCGCATTGCTGCGCTGGAGGATTTCGTCCAGGGCGAGTTGCGCCCCGACCTGACCCTGGTCTTCGACCTGCCGGTGGATGTCGGCCTGGCGCGAGCCAGTGCTCGTGGCCGGCTGGATCGCTTCGAGCAGGAAGGCCAGGCCTTCTTCCAGAGGGTTCGCGAAGCCTTCCTGGCCCGCGCCGCAGCGGCGCCGCAGCGTTATGTGCTGGTGGATGCGGCGCAGCCCCTGGCCCAGGTCCAGCAGTCCCTGGACAGCTTGTTGCCGCAGTTGCTGGAGCGCGCCCGTGGCTGA
- the fabG gene encoding 3-oxoacyl-ACP reductase FabG, which translates to MSLQGKVALVTGASRGIGQAIALELGRMGATVVGTATSASGAERIAATLKENGIQGTGLELNVTSDESVAAVLASIAEQFGAPAILVNNAGITRDNLMMRMKDDEWYDVVDTNLNSLYRLSKGVLRGMTKARWGRIISIGSVVGAMGNAGQVNYAAAKAGLEGFSRALAREVGSRSITVNSVAPGFIDTDMTRELPEAQREALLTQIPLGRLGQAQEIAQVVAFLASDGAAYVTGATIPVNGGMYM; encoded by the coding sequence ATGAGTCTGCAAGGTAAAGTTGCACTGGTGACCGGCGCCAGCCGTGGTATCGGCCAGGCCATCGCGCTTGAGCTGGGGCGTATGGGCGCCACCGTGGTGGGTACCGCCACGTCCGCTTCGGGTGCCGAGCGCATTGCTGCCACCCTCAAGGAAAATGGCATCCAGGGCACCGGCCTTGAGCTGAACGTTACCAGTGACGAGTCCGTGGCTGCAGTCCTGGCCAGCATCGCCGAGCAGTTCGGTGCGCCGGCGATCCTGGTGAACAACGCCGGCATCACTCGCGACAACCTGATGATGCGCATGAAAGATGACGAATGGTACGACGTGGTCGATACCAACCTGAACAGCCTGTATCGCCTGTCCAAGGGCGTTCTGCGTGGCATGACCAAGGCTCGTTGGGGTCGAATTATCAGTATTGGCTCGGTTGTGGGTGCCATGGGCAACGCAGGCCAAGTAAACTACGCGGCCGCCAAGGCCGGTCTCGAAGGTTTCAGCCGTGCCCTGGCCCGTGAAGTGGGTTCGCGGTCGATCACGGTGAACTCGGTTGCTCCAGGTTTTATCGACACCGATATGACCCGCGAACTGCCGGAAGCGCAGCGTGAAGCACTGCTGACGCAAATTCCGCTGGGTCGTCTGGGCCAGGCTCAAGAGATCGCGCAAGTGGTCGCTTTTCTGGCATCCGACGGTGCGGCATACGTTACTGGGGCTACAATCCCGGTCAACGGCGGGATGTATATGTGA
- a CDS encoding TetR/AcrR family transcriptional regulator, whose protein sequence is MQKEPRKVREFRRREQEILDTALKLFLEQGEDSVTVEMIADAVGIGKGTIYKHFKSKAEIYLRLMLDYERDLNELLHSADVDKDKEALSRAYFEFRMRDPQRYRLFDRLEEKVVKGNQVPEMVEELHKIRASNFERLTLLIKGRISEGKLEDVPPYFHYCASWALVHGAVALYHSPFWSNVLEDQEGFFQFLMDIGVRMGNKRKRDPDTSNS, encoded by the coding sequence ATGCAGAAAGAACCTCGTAAGGTCCGTGAGTTTCGTCGCCGCGAGCAAGAAATTCTCGATACCGCGCTCAAGCTGTTCCTCGAACAAGGTGAAGACAGTGTCACCGTCGAGATGATTGCGGATGCCGTGGGTATCGGCAAAGGGACCATCTATAAGCATTTCAAGTCCAAGGCGGAGATCTACCTGCGCCTGATGCTCGACTACGAGCGCGACCTGAACGAGCTGCTGCACTCGGCCGACGTCGACAAGGACAAGGAAGCCCTGTCCCGGGCCTACTTCGAATTCCGCATGCGGGACCCGCAGCGCTATCGGTTGTTCGACCGCCTGGAAGAGAAGGTGGTCAAGGGCAACCAGGTGCCGGAGATGGTCGAGGAATTGCACAAGATCCGCGCGTCCAACTTCGAGCGCCTGACCCTGCTGATCAAGGGTCGCATCAGTGAAGGCAAGCTTGAAGACGTGCCGCCGTACTTCCACTACTGTGCCTCGTGGGCGCTGGTGCATGGTGCGGTTGCGCTGTACCACTCGCCGTTCTGGAGCAATGTGCTGGAAGATCAGGAAGGCTTCTTCCAGTTCCTGATGGATATCGGTGTGCGCATGGGCAACAAGCGCAAGCGCGACCCCGACACCTCGAACAGCTAA
- the mltG gene encoding endolytic transglycosylase MltG, with translation MRRKLLLLLETGLVLAGLLLGASAWKLHSALEQPLNLSQEQLLDVPAGSTPTGTFNRLQAEGVLDDAFWLRLYWRFNMAGQPLHSGEYRMTPGMTAEGLIGLWQRGEVVQYSLTLVEGWNFRQVRSALAKSEKLQQTLTGLSDSQVMEKLGHPGVFPEGRFFPDTYRFVRGMTDAELLEKAYDRLDDVLAKEWSKRADDAPYSDPYQALIMASLVEKETGVPQERGQIAGVFVRRMQIGMLLQTDPTVIYGLGERYTGKLTRAHLKEATPYNTYVIAGLPPTPIAMVGREAIHAALNPVPGKSLYFVARGDGSHVFSDDLDAHNSAVREFQLKRRADYRSSPAPAATPAVPEAVGPAPQTPAAPGPETAPASAPQAAPEPAATPAPAEPVPEPAAKSPQ, from the coding sequence GTGAGACGTAAATTACTGCTCCTGCTGGAAACCGGACTGGTCCTGGCAGGACTGCTGTTGGGTGCGAGTGCCTGGAAACTGCACTCGGCCCTGGAACAACCGCTGAACCTGAGCCAGGAACAGTTGCTCGATGTTCCCGCCGGCTCGACGCCCACCGGCACCTTCAATCGTCTGCAAGCCGAGGGTGTGCTCGATGATGCCTTCTGGCTGCGCCTGTACTGGCGCTTCAATATGGCGGGCCAGCCTCTGCACAGCGGCGAGTACCGCATGACCCCAGGCATGACCGCCGAAGGCCTGATCGGCCTCTGGCAGCGCGGTGAGGTGGTGCAGTACAGCCTGACCCTGGTGGAAGGCTGGAATTTCCGCCAGGTACGCAGCGCCCTGGCCAAGAGCGAAAAATTGCAGCAGACCCTGACGGGGCTTAGCGACAGTCAGGTGATGGAAAAGCTCGGGCATCCCGGGGTTTTCCCTGAAGGGCGTTTCTTCCCTGACACCTATCGTTTCGTTCGGGGCATGACCGACGCCGAACTCCTGGAAAAAGCCTACGACCGCCTGGACGATGTGCTGGCCAAGGAGTGGAGCAAGCGTGCCGACGATGCGCCTTACAGCGATCCTTATCAGGCGCTGATCATGGCCTCGCTGGTGGAGAAGGAAACCGGCGTACCCCAGGAGCGTGGGCAGATCGCAGGCGTGTTCGTGCGTCGCATGCAGATTGGCATGCTGCTGCAGACCGATCCTACGGTGATCTACGGCCTCGGTGAGCGTTACACCGGCAAGTTGACCCGGGCTCATCTCAAGGAAGCCACACCCTATAACACCTACGTCATTGCCGGCCTGCCGCCGACGCCGATCGCCATGGTCGGACGCGAGGCGATCCACGCCGCCCTCAACCCGGTGCCCGGCAAGAGCCTGTATTTTGTCGCGCGGGGCGACGGTAGCCATGTGTTCTCCGATGACCTGGATGCCCACAACAGCGCGGTGCGCGAGTTTCAGCTCAAGCGTCGCGCCGACTACCGTTCCAGCCCGGCTCCAGCCGCCACGCCAGCGGTCCCCGAAGCGGTAGGTCCGGCGCCGCAGACGCCTGCAGCCCCTGGCCCGGAGACGGCTCCGGCAAGCGCCCCGCAAGCTGCGCCCGAGCCGGCTGCGACTCCGGCACCTGCCGAGCCTGTGCCCGAGCCCGCGGCGAAAAGCCCGCAATGA
- the acpP gene encoding acyl carrier protein produces the protein MSTIEERVKKIVAEQLGVKEEEVVNTASFVEDLGADSLDTVELVMALEEEFETEIPDEEAEKITTVQAAIDYVTSHQA, from the coding sequence ATGAGCACCATCGAAGAGCGCGTCAAGAAAATCGTTGCTGAGCAACTGGGCGTTAAAGAAGAAGAAGTTGTTAACACCGCTTCCTTCGTTGAAGACCTGGGTGCCGACTCCCTTGACACCGTTGAGCTGGTGATGGCTCTGGAAGAGGAATTCGAGACCGAAATCCCTGACGAAGAAGCTGAAAAGATCACTACCGTTCAAGCAGCTATCGACTACGTTACCAGCCACCAGGCTTAA